The Pseudoalteromonas luteoviolacea DNA window ATGACGCAATTTATATGTTTCCCTGATTTGATGCTGCTATGGGTATTCGCGCTGGCTTCTATTTTACTACCGGTAAGATTTTGAGTGCTATTGCTGTGCGTTTCAATGGTACTTCTATCTGTGCGCATAGCGACGGCTTTTTTTGATTTGAGCTGCGCACTTGCGCTTGCTTGCATTTTGATGCGGTGACTACTTTGGATGGTGAAGTCATCGGCACTGATCAGCGTCATTGCGCCTTGTTGAGCCGCTATTTGGATAAAAGGTGCGCTGCGGTCGCTGTTTAGCTCGATATGCTGCTCGCCGTTGAGGGTTTTGAGCAGCACCTTTGGTGTGCGCTCATTGTCATCAAAAAGCAGTTGGTTATCGGTGCGCGTTTGCATGATATTGTGTTCGGCATTTTGACTGGTGACCAAACTGGTTTGCTGCTGGTCGGGGGCAAATCCCATAATAAATGTATTGTCCGGGTCGTTATTGATGCAACCTATGAGTACTTGGCTGCTCGGCAAGAGTGGAAAATGCCAGCCTGTGGCTTGAGCTTGGCCACTGCAGGCATAGCGTGTGAGTGCCTTAATTGCGCGCGGCACAACCGAGATATCTTCTGCATATTGGGGTTTATAGTTATAGTGCCCGTTGCTATCTAGGGCCACTTGAGTCGGGTCATTGCCTGCTTGCTCGGTGACCACATGCGCGCGAAATACCATAGGTTTTGGTAAATTTGGTTGGATGGGGAGCTTGAATGGGTTGCTACGAGGAATACAGGTAATCGTGCAATGATGGCGGGCACTATCTGGCTCTTCGCTGCTACCTGCACTGAATATGTGCTTTGCTTCAATGCACAAGTAATCTCCACTGACTTGGCCAATGGCATTGCATACGAGTGAGAATGAATACCCAGGTAAGGCGTCAGGCACATTACCTGTGAGGCGCAGCACATCATTTTTAGCGCGTGCGGAGAGTTCAAAATCTGTGCTTAACTGGACAGTGCTTTGTGCATTTAAATTGGGCTCAAAGTAATTTTTTGTGACACTCGTTCCTGTGCTTGGTGGGCTGGTGGATTGGTGAACTTGACTGCCCTCTAAATGCCATGCAACTTCTCGATTAAATTCAAAAAAGCCGACATGCTGGCTGGTGTTATTGCGCTCTATACCATCGCTGCTGCGCAGCCTTAACTGAGTTCGGCTGACATAAGGCGAGTTGAGGTTACTGTCACTGATCACCACTTTCTCGTTTAAGCCAGTGCACTCAAACCAGTAAAACAGCCCATATTGCTGCAAGGTTCGAAGTAAAAACTGGTGGTCTTGCTCAAGGGGTTGCACTCTGATTTTTTCAAAAGGGAGAGGATGTGACAGCCGCCAATCAATTTGATCGGCTTGATAGCCCGCTTGAATCAGTAGCTGTTGGATAACAGAGCGTACATCGGAGTTTACAAAAATGCGGCTGTGGTGAGAGTCGACCAACCTTGAGAGCTTAGGTTTGAGCGTAAGCTGATATTGGTAAAGCTGTGAGTGCACATGCTGAGCTGAAAAATCGCTCAAGGTTGCAGTGAAAAATGTACTCTTACCATCCTTATGCATTGTTTCAAAAGTAACAGTATTTCCTAATACTAAATCATTATCAATTTTGAGTTTAGACTCTATTTTGGCGTTTAATAAAAAAAACTCACTAATACATGAGGTTAATTCAAAGTTTGTAACAAAAGCTTGATGACTCAGTCCATATATCTGCATCCTTGTTTGTGCCATTTTTCTATCCTTAATCGTTGAAGTTTTTTATTTATGCTTCACTTAAATGTAACTTTTTTGTAATTTAAGTTTGTTTTTAAACCGTGTTTTTAACGCTTTAATATGAGTTAAGCTCATGATTTAAGTTTTCTTTTGATCATAAAGTACGTATTTTTGTTAATCAAATATTTTATTTTTGATTAAATGGTTTGATCTGGAGATTTATTTTATGTATTGTCTGTGTCGATTTTTGGCAAGGGTACAGGTGTGGGTAATTAATGAATCAATATATTAACAATAAATGGTTCTTTATTACTGCTTTTTGATTTTAATCAAGCTTTGATGTTGAAGTTTAAGCTAGGTGTTTAGTTGCGGTTTATAAGCAAGACGAATTGCAACCCGCTTATTTAAGGCCATTTATGCCGCAGGGCTTCAATGGACATCATTCACAGTTGTGAACACCTGTACCAAAACAATAAAACTTACGTAATTCACTACAAGGAATAAAATCATGGCGAGGTTGATGGTCTGTTTTGTGGCGCTGCTAAGTTTGTCTGCATGTATGACAACTCAGGTTAAATTAGATGTTCAGGCGACCGATAACATAAACTTAAATAAGTTTGATGAGCCATTGCCTGTGGTGTTAAAGGTATATCAGCTTACTGATGTGCAAGCCTTTAGAAACGCGACGTTTGAACAACTTTGGAAAGAAGATAGGTCTATTTTGGCCAGCTCTCTGATCACGGTTGAAGAGCGCACCATTAACCCTTCTGAACGCCTAAAAATCAATTTCGAGCGAGCTGACTCTGCTAAGTATGTTGGCTTTGTTGCGCTATTTCGTGAGCGCACCGATGGTAAATGGCGCACCTACTACGACCTAAACGATTGGCCAGTACCATTATCAACGTCGCTTGATATCGAAGTCCAAAGCAATGCATTGCATGTACCGGGTGCGGAAGACTAGCTCATGATATTCGATAACCTGTCTTTTAAGCCAGTGTGGGCTGAAGGTGTGATGTTGAGTCAGCAGCACTTTCAGCACTTGGATAAGCACTTGCAAAGTGAAATGGCTGCGCGTAGTCGTTTATCGCAAAAAGTGCCTTATGGATTTTATCGCCTGCAGTTTGATGAAAGCGCTATTGCAAAAGGCGTGGTTAAACTATTGGCTGTCAGCGTTATTTTCAAAAGTGGTCGATTAATCGAAATGTCGTTTACTGACTCAGATGCGCTCACTTATGAGCTCGATGACGGTCAGCAATCTGTGACGCTGAGTTTAGCACTGGCAACCAATCACGCAGTGAGTGACATAAAAGGTTATCCGCAAAATGGCCAACTCAGTGCCTACCAATGTGAATTTGTCGAACTACAAGATGAGCATGACCCTGCACGAGGCAAAGAGGTCATGGTGGCCAAGCCCAAACTAATGTTAATTGAAAGCTCATCCAGCCAAAGCTTTATTGAACAGTTGCAGTGTGCAAAGGTGATAACCAATGAGCAAGGCGAGTTTGCATTTGATACACATTTTGTGCCCTCACTACTTAACGTGCGTGTTCATGCACCGACATTTTCTCGGCTAAATAGTGCAGGTAATGTTTTAAACGCCAAGTATCAAGCGCTGCAATCAAGTCGTGCACAGATGGGCGTCGTTGAAGATTTTGGTCCCAGCGATTTAAAGCAATTTATGCTGCTACAAGCCATGTCTGCAAATATGCCTTATCTGAACCACTTACTGTTGTCCCAGTATACCCATCCAGAAGACATGTACATTGCCATGAGTACATTACTGACTCAGTTAGCGCATTTTGAAGCAGAACAACAGATAGATATACCGCCTTATCAGCATGACAATTTGGGACAAATTTTTGGCTATTTTGAATCTCAAATACAACAGCTTATCGGCAGTATTAGTACTAAGCGCTCCGCTAATTTACCACTTGAAAAGCTCTCTGACTCGATGTTTGAAGTCACTGGCTTTGAAGCCGATCAGTTTAGAAATAATGAGTTCTATTTAGCGGCATTTTTTGAACACGAATCAACACAGTGGATAGAGCTGTTTGCCGACCAAGTGAAAGTGGCGGCATCGTCACAAATTGAAATACTGATCGCATCAGCTCTGGGCGGCGCTGAGCTGACCCACTGCCAAAGACCTCCCAGCAAGGTGTCACTCAAAGGCGGCTATGAATACTTCAAGATCAATGCCTCTAGTGCGGCATGGGCGCAAATAAAACAAGAGCTTTCATTGCGTATCTTTGTGCCATATAGCTTGCAAAGCGTACAAATTGAATTGGTGAGCGTGACCAAATAGGAGTGAATGACGGTTATGACAAGGACATCAACACACACTGAATTATTGGCCTGTATTTCGCCCGTGCTAGACATAGTGCATTCGGTCAGGCAAGGGGGTTGCCAGTCAACAGACATCGAGGCATTGCGTGAGCAAGCGCTGAATGCCTTTGATGAATTTGAGCGCGATTGTTACGCCAATGGGATCACCGCAAGTGACATGCAAGAAGCCAAATTTGCACTCACAGCCTATCTTGATGAGCAAATTATGGCCTCTGAAATGGAATCAAGAATGGCTTGGATGGCTCGTCCTCTGCAGCTTGAGCTGTTTGGTAATTCAAGAGCTGGGGAAGCATTTTTTGAAAAGCTGACTCACATCCGTCAAGCCGGTGCCAGCAAACGTGCGGTTATCGAAGTGTATTTCGTCTGTATGCAGCTGGGTTTTGAAGGGGTTTATAAAATTAAGGGTGTAGAGCAGCTTAAAGCCCTGATGTTGGATGTGCGCGCCCAGTTGGAAGAGTTATCAGGCAAAGTACCGCTGAATTTATCAGACACCTGCATGCCTGCTGAGCATGTTGTGACGCAATTGGGCAGAAGGCTTCCTTACTGGGTGATCTTCAGTATCACCGTGGCGGTGTTGCTGTTGATGTATTTGGGCTTTCACCAATATTTGCAAAGCAAAGCAGACGAGCAGTTTATTGAGCTTGAGCAGCAGGTTGCTGTATTAACGCAGTTAGAAAAAACAGGGAATATTAGGTAGTGCTATGGCGGGTTCAGTTAATAAAAGTGGTTTAATTCACCTCTTACTTAATTTCTTTTCTTCACGAGCAACAGCCAAATGGATAGGACTTTTTGCCCTACTAAGCTTGGCTTGGTTCGGCGGTCGCTTCATTGGCTTAGGGGGTGTTGATCAGCGACTTTGGCTGATGGGTGGCATTTTTGTCGTCTTCATGCTGGTGCTGTTTGTGCGTTGGCTTTGGGCAAAGCGCTCTGGTGATAAGTTGGCGTCAGAACTGGCTAATCACAATGCCAGTTCTGAGGCGGAAGTGGCAGAAATTAAAGAAAAGATGCAAGACGCTCTGGCTGCATTAAAGGCGTCTCACCTCGGCGCTGGATATCGTGGTAATACGGCGTTATACGCGCTGCCTTGGTATATGATCATCGGCCCGTCTGCGACCGGTAAAAGCACTTTGTTTGCTAATTCTGGACTGCATTTCCCCTATTCTAAATCGAATCAAATGCACATTCAGGGCTTTGGCGGTACGCGCAATTGTGATTGGTGGTTTTCAGATCAAGCGATTTTAATTGATACGGCAGGCCGTTATACCACTGAAGAGAGCGACAAAGAGCAGTGGTTGTCGTTTTTAAAATTGCTTAAGAAAAACCGTCCTAAGTTACCCATCAATGGTGTGATGGTCGCCATCAGCATCGCGGATATTTTAACCTCTGATACTGAACAAGTACGAGACCATGTGAAGCAAATTCGCACTCGTATTGATGAACTTATCAATCAACTTGGAATTATTTTTCCGATTTATATCGTGTTTACTAAAACCGATTTAGTTAGCGGGTTTGAGCCGTTTTTTAACGAGTTATCAGAGCAAGAGCGCTTGCAGCCGTGGGGCGCTTACTTGCTGGACAAAAATCAAACGCCAACCAGCGATGAAGCGTGCGACACCTTTAATGCTGAAATGGAAAGCATGTATCAGCGACTGTGTCAGCAGCGATTAGTCAAGATGACGCGCGAGCGCGATACTCAACGTAAACAGCTTATTTACGACTTTCCAAATCAGTTTAAAGCGGCATCTGATAAGGTCAGCGAGTTTGTTGAGATCTTATTTAAAGAAAATCCATTCCAAGAGATCCCTTGGTTTGCGGGCGTCTATTTTACCTCAGGCACGCAAGAAGGGGTGCCCATTGAGCGCAGCTCTAAAACCAAACTGGCGACCTTCCGCTCCGTGTTATTTGAGTACCGTCAGCAAAGTTTAACCAGCGCATTTTTTGTCAATAAAGTCTTCAATGACGTGATGTTTAAATTGCAAGACCTCACTAAAGGCAACCGAAAAAAGCGCAAGATACAAAAATGGGTCAAAGGCTTGGCAATCTGCACCAGCATCACAGCGATTGGCTTGATGTCTGGGTTGTTGTTTAACTCTTATACCCATAACACGCAATTGCTTGATACCGGTGAGCTGTTGAGTAAGCACGTGATTGCCACCAGCGTGGAACACCAATCTGAGGTTGAGCAGTTTAATGCCGTGTTGGCGTTGTTTGAGCACTACCAAACACTCGAGGCGTATGAGCAGACGTTACCTTGGTACTTTCTATTGGGGGTGTATTCAGCTGACACCACCAAGGCACCGATAAAACATATCTTGCAGCAGCGCGTGCAATCATTAATTGGTGGACCTGCAGCACAGCAAATTGCAACAGCTTTGGCCAGTTCACATACCCAGTGGCAAGACTTACAAATTGCTGAACAACAAGTGATCAAACGTGTCGAACCGCAACTGCGAGACAGCTATTACAACTTGATGAAGTTTCAGCTGATGATGAGTGATGAGTTTGCGCGTTTAGATCATGCGTTTGTGAGCAATGCGATTTTGAGCATGGTGGCACAGCGCTTAGAGTTGGATATCGAGGCGGATGAAACGGCGCAAACCACAGAGAAGATGCGTGCTTTGGTTCATTTTTACATCGCGCAATTACGCCAAGACACTGAAGCGCCAGGGCTGGATGTATGGTCTTCACAGGAACACCTCATTGCACAGGCCAGAGCCAACTTAACCACAGATCCGCAGCCTGAAGTGATCTATGGGCAGATCAAGGACAAAGTCTCCGTTTCCAACCCTGAGCTGACGCTCGATCAAATGATGAGCCAAAATAATAAAACCTTTTTGAAAAGTGAGTTGACTGTGCCGTATGTCTTTACTCAAAAGGCATGGCAATCAGAGGTATACAGCGAGATAAAGCGTCGCGCAAACATTGCTTTTTCTGGCGATTGGGTGATGGGGACTGAGCAAGCAGGTGCTGAAGGCGCCATTGATGAAGCCAAAGCCAATGAACTGGCCAGCGCTATTCGGGCTTTATATTTTAAAGAGTACGCCACGGCGTGGTTTGATTTTATTAATGCAGTTGAAGTAAGACCATTTAATACCAGCAACGCAGCCAGCCTAACATTAGGGCAATTGTCTTCTACGCAAGGGCCTCTGGTGGATTTAATGAAGGCCATAGACGCCAACATTAACTTGAGTAATGCGCCGCTACAAGAGCCTGAAAAGCTCAGTGGGGTGAGTGAGAAAATCATTGATAAAGTGAAGTCAGATACCTTGCTTGGCAACAGCAAAGGGCTTGAAAGCTTAAGCAGCAAAAAAGTACCTGAATTGGCACAGCGTTTTGCGGATTTAAGACGCTATACCTCGGTCTCTGAGGAAACACAGATCTCAGATTATCTGCAGCAATATTTAGGTGCATTAAGTGCATTCCACTCGGATATCAAAGACATCGCAGCCAGTAATGATGATGACTTCATGGCGATGGAATTTTCACGCTCGCTATTAACGGGTGAAGACAAAGAGAACGCATTGCAAAGTGCGTGGGTGGTGGTAGAAAGCCAAGTGAGAGCGCTTGACCCAGACAGTAAGCAAGTGCTGGAGCGACTATTAAAAGCGCCGCTATTAGCCAGTGTGCAAACCGTAATGAACGAAGCAAGAAGTCAGCTGAACGACCGTTGGTACAACAATGTGTATATCAGCTACAAGGACAACCTTAAAGGTAAATACCCGTTTAACTTAACTGGGCCAGATGCCGCAGTTGAGGACATCTCTGAGCTACTTAATCGCGACTCCGGTATTTTTTGGGAATTTATGGATGCAAACTTGGCACCGTTTTTAAAGCTTAAACGCGGTGTGTGGGTAGAAAAAACTTGGAATGGCATCGGTCTTGGTTTTGACAAGCCCGTATTGGATAAATTGACCAAGGCGCGCAAAGTAACGCGTTCATTGTTCCCAAGAGAGGGCTCTGAAGTGGGGATCAGTTTCCAAATGATGCCTGTTGCGCAGCGTGGTGTGCGTGAAACCTACATAGGTTACAGCGACCAAAGTTATCGCTATCGCAACGAACCTGAAGAGTGGCGCAGATTTACTTGGCCCGCAAGAACAGGGGCAGAAAAGGCCACCATCTATGGCATGGATCGCAAAGGTAATCGGATCGAGATCCAAAAAGACGGCCCATGGGCGCTATTGAAAATACTCAACGAAGCGCGTGTTAAATGGGTTAAAGGCACAGAGTATATGGCGACGTGGGAGTTACTATTGCCTGAAGAAGAAAGCAGCGAAGCGCCTGAACATATTCAGGTACAGGTAGCGCTTAAATCTAGTCGCAATAGCGGTATCTTCAGCAAGTACTTTATGTCGTCTTTTGCCTTGCCAGAAGCCTTGTTCACAGGCCGTGTGCAACTGGCCAGTCAAGCAGCAAAGCAGGTGCAGTAAAGGATGAGTATGTTCAGCTTTTTTTCCAATAAAAAACCTAACAAGGTACCCGTGAGCTTGCCTTTTGGCTTTATGGGTAAAAGCCCGATACAAGCCGATTTTGTGAAGTACCACGTAGACTCGCGTGAAGCCATCAATATGGATCACTGGCTGCAAGAGGGTTACGCCCATGTGTGCCGCAGTGCGTTGCAAGGCGACAGCCATTTTGACGACCAATTGACAACGCTGTTTTTTATTGCCGGTGGTGAGGCTGACAACAGCATGATGGGAGTATTGCAGCCAAGCCAAGACAAAAGCGGCAGGCAGTACCCATTTAGCTCATTTATTTTGTGTAGTAATGCGGACTTTAAAACGCATCCGGCGTTTTTATTGTATGAACGTTTTAACATTATTCGCTCTTTAATTTTAAATCATGAGCTGATCAAAAGTGCGAGCTCTTTAGAGATGATGCAAAAAACAGCACATGAGTTACAGCCTTTAGGTGAGATGTGCGATCAGGAATTGGACTTTAATACCTCGATGGAAGCGCTAAGAAAGCAACCCATTGAGCGCATCTGGTTTGCACTGGGCTTATCGACTGTTGAGCAGCGCGGTGCACTCATTGAGCAGTTGATGCATGCACTTAAAGGCTTATCGGCGCAGGGCTGCAAACGCAGCCAATTTGGGATCAAGTTACCGATGCCACAATTAGGTGATGACAGCAAGCTGGTCGCCGCATTTTGGCTGCATTTGATCACCAATACAGTGGCAGATAATCATTGGCAGCCATGGTGCTTTTATAACTTTGGACAGCTCAGCTGCTCAGCGTCTTTGGTGGTGTATTGCCGACCTGTGCCCGCCTCTTTTTTTGCATCGGTTTGGCTTGATTTAGCAACAGGCTCAACGGTGATGGATTTTACCAAGCTCAATGACAATCAGCCGGTATCAAGCAAAGCATTAGAGCTGGCAAAAGCCACCAATATGAGTGTATTTGATACCTTGCGTAGCTGGAGCAAAGTGTAATGACACAACCACATGGTTATCCGTCTTGGCAAGCATGGAGCAGCGCACTTCTGAGCGGATTTGAGCCAGATAAGTGCGGTGAAGATGTGCGCTATGACGATGACTTTAAATGTGTGAAAGCCTCGTCATCAGGCGCGTCAGAAGTTGATTTTAAAGAGATATTTATCATCTCTAGTAAGTTACTGGCTGAAAAAACCAAAGATTTACGGGTGGCATCTTATTTGTGTTTAGCAGCCACACAAGAGTTCGGGATCAATGGTTTATTGCCCAGCTTGAGGCTGTTCAATGACTTGGTAAAGCAGTTTGATAATGCCCTGTACCCTGAAAAGCCGCGAGCGCGGGCATCAGTACATACGTGGTTCTTACAGCAACAGCAGCGTTTGCTCAGTGTGGCGGATAACATTGGCGGCACGACCCCTGAGCATTGGCAAACACTCGATGAAATATTGCAAACTTATGCCAAAGAGGTTGTGCCATTTTTAGATGACCAAGCTGGTCCTTTGGCTGATTTAGGGGCGTGGTGTGAAAAAGGCAGGATCAGTCAGCCGATGCCAAAGCCAGAACCTAAGCCTGAACCAAAACCAGTTACGCAAGCGCAGCCAACGCCTGTCGCTGAACCTGAGCCTGCGGCGGTAGCTGCCAAGGCGGCAGAGCCTATTGTTGTACCGCCTAAGGTGACAACGCAAGCAATAGACTCAGACAGCGATTATATGGCGCAGGTTCGCACCTTGTTAAAGCATGACAGAGCGCAGCAAAACTGGCCAAGAGCTATGCACCTAGCCCGCGCAGTGCGCTGGGGCGCATTGGCCTTACCGCCTCATGACGATAATTTAAAAACACGCTTGCCCGCACCGCGAGAAACCGCTTTTGCACCAATAAAAAACGCGCTGGCAAACGAAGAATATACCGAAGCGCTGGCAAAAGCGGAGGCGCTGTTTATGGAAGGTGCCATGCATTTTAATTTGGACTTACAAAAGTTCATCTTGGATGCGTTGGCAGGGCTATCAAAGTCCATTTTAAAAGGCTGGTTGGAGCTGCAATTAGCGGCAATTGCGCAGCAATTTCCTAAATTGTTGCAACTTAAATATGAAGACGGCAGTGATTTTTGCAGTGCGGCAAATCGTGAGCGCATTCAAGAACACGCGCTGTTTCAAGGCGGACAAAGCCAAGACGCTGGCCAGCAGCAGTGGCAGGCGGCGATGAGTGAAGCACAAAAGCTGGTAGATAATAACGAACTAAAAAAAGCATTGCAGCTGATAGATACCCAGCCGATGAGCACGGCCTTTGATAAAGCTTGTGCACGCCTTCATCAAGGGCGACTGCTACTGAGAGCCGAACGAGCCAGCTTGGCAGTGCCGATTTTTCAGCAATTGCTGTCAGATATTCAAACCCATCGCCTTGATTTGTGGCAAGAGGATTTTGCAATGGACGTTTGGCGCTACGCCAAGCAATGCTTTGAGGAGATGTCTCAAACGCAAGGAGATGAATTTGATTTACAAGTGGCTGCCATTGAATCGCAGCTATTGGTAACCAAAGTGAGCTCAGCGATCGACTGGGTGTAAATCGATACACGATGACCTTTCTTTATGGAAAGCGTAAAGAGTAACAATAGGGAAGAGCATGACAGATACATTTCAAAAAGAAATACCCAGAGCGCGGATCAATATCGCGCTAGAGCTGGACACGGATGGCGCCACACAAAAAAGTGAGCTGCCAATGAAAGTGCTGGTCGTTGGTGACTATTCAAATGGTCAAAACGACGCAGACTTAGCTGAACGTGAACGTATTTCGATCGACAAAAATAACCTCGAACAAGTACTCAAAGATATCTCGCCCAAGGCGCAATTTCAGGTGCGCAACCGCATTGCAGGCGATGGCGATATCAGCGTGAACTTAAAGTTTGACGAGTTTAAATCTTTTGACCCAGAGCAGGTTGCCGCACAGGTACCTGAGCTCAACAAAATGATGTCGATGCGTAACTTGTTACGGGATTTGAAATCAAACCTATTGGATAACTCATCATTGAGAAAAGAGTTAGAGCGCATCTTACAGAGCAAACCTGAACTCGATGAACTCAAGGCGAAATTGGATGAGCTGGCACCGCTTGCCTCTGAACAAGACAAGCAGCCTAAGCAACCGCAGGAGTAAGGACACCCTATGAATATGCAAGAAAACCTAAATGTGGCTGCACGCGCAGAAGAAATCGAAGCGGTTTCTACGTATGAGGCCATTTGTGACTTAGTGGATATTGATCCGGTCGGCAGTGAGATCAGCATAGATACATTCAGAGATGCGAACAACTTGGCTGAAACCAATACCAATGAGCGTTTAACCGCGGCTATCAACGTCTTTTTAGACATGGCAAGCTCAGATGGCCAGCAAGTATCCCGCATCGATAAGCTGCTATTGGATGATTACATTGCCAAAGTTGACCGCATTATTTCAGAGCAGTTAGATGAGATTTTACACCATGAGAACTTTCAAAAAGTTGAATCGGCATGGCGCTCTTTACGCTATTTGATTAATCGCTGTCCTAACAACGCCAACGTTAAAGTTGAGCTGTTAGATGTAGACAAAGAAACCTTGCGTGATGACTTTGAAGAGTCCCCAGATACCACACAGTCTGTGTTATACAAACAGGTCTACACGGCTGAATATGACACGCCGGGGGGCGAGCCAATTTCAACCATGGTGTCTAACTTTGAATTTGACTGCTCGGCACCGGATGTCTCCCTTTTACAAGAGATCTCGCGCGTGTCTGCGGCCGCACATTGCCCATTTTTAGCCAGTGTTGGCTCGAAGTTTTTCTTGAAAGATTCACTGGAAGAAGTCTCTAAGATCCAAGATTTACGCTCTTACATGGAACGTGCTGAGTTCCAGCGCTGGAAAAACTTCAGAGAGTCTGAAGACTCACGTTACATCGGCCTTGCGTTCCCGAGATTTTTACTGCGCTTACCCTATGGGGATTTAAACCCAATTCGTAACTTTAATTACCAAGAAGAAGTGACCAGTGAAGATCATGAGCGTTATTTGTGGGGTAATGCGACATTTGCCTTTGCAGCCAATGTGATCCGCAGCTTCCACGAAAATGGCTGGTCAGTGAACATTCGCGGGCCGCAATCAGGTGGACGCGTAGAGAATTTACCACTGCATTCATTTGAAGCGGGCCGTGGTCAAGAAACCAAGATCCCAACAGAAGTCCTGATCTCCGAAACCAAGGAGCTGGAATTTGCGAATCAGGGCTTCATCCCTCTGAGTTACTATAAAAACTCAGACTTTGCGTGTTTCTTTTCGGCAAACAGCGCGCAAAAGCCACAAATTTATGAAACGCCAGAAGCCTCTGCAAACGCCCGCATTAACTCACGTTTGCCATACATCTACTTGGTGTCGCGCATTGCCCATTACATGAAAGTATTGCAGCGCG harbors:
- the tagF gene encoding type VI secretion system-associated protein TagF; translation: MFSFFSNKKPNKVPVSLPFGFMGKSPIQADFVKYHVDSREAINMDHWLQEGYAHVCRSALQGDSHFDDQLTTLFFIAGGEADNSMMGVLQPSQDKSGRQYPFSSFILCSNADFKTHPAFLLYERFNIIRSLILNHELIKSASSLEMMQKTAHELQPLGEMCDQELDFNTSMEALRKQPIERIWFALGLSTVEQRGALIEQLMHALKGLSAQGCKRSQFGIKLPMPQLGDDSKLVAAFWLHLITNTVADNHWQPWCFYNFGQLSCSASLVVYCRPVPASFFASVWLDLATGSTVMDFTKLNDNQPVSSKALELAKATNMSVFDTLRSWSKV
- a CDS encoding TssA family type VI secretion system protein — encoded protein: MTQPHGYPSWQAWSSALLSGFEPDKCGEDVRYDDDFKCVKASSSGASEVDFKEIFIISSKLLAEKTKDLRVASYLCLAATQEFGINGLLPSLRLFNDLVKQFDNALYPEKPRARASVHTWFLQQQQRLLSVADNIGGTTPEHWQTLDEILQTYAKEVVPFLDDQAGPLADLGAWCEKGRISQPMPKPEPKPEPKPVTQAQPTPVAEPEPAAVAAKAAEPIVVPPKVTTQAIDSDSDYMAQVRTLLKHDRAQQNWPRAMHLARAVRWGALALPPHDDNLKTRLPAPRETAFAPIKNALANEEYTEALAKAEALFMEGAMHFNLDLQKFILDALAGLSKSILKGWLELQLAAIAQQFPKLLQLKYEDGSDFCSAANRERIQEHALFQGGQSQDAGQQQWQAAMSEAQKLVDNNELKKALQLIDTQPMSTAFDKACARLHQGRLLLRAERASLAVPIFQQLLSDIQTHRLDLWQEDFAMDVWRYAKQCFEEMSQTQGDEFDLQVAAIESQLLVTKVSSAIDWV
- the tssB gene encoding type VI secretion system contractile sheath small subunit; amino-acid sequence: MTDTFQKEIPRARINIALELDTDGATQKSELPMKVLVVGDYSNGQNDADLAERERISIDKNNLEQVLKDISPKAQFQVRNRIAGDGDISVNLKFDEFKSFDPEQVAAQVPELNKMMSMRNLLRDLKSNLLDNSSLRKELERILQSKPELDELKAKLDELAPLASEQDKQPKQPQE
- the tssC gene encoding type VI secretion system contractile sheath large subunit; this encodes MNMQENLNVAARAEEIEAVSTYEAICDLVDIDPVGSEISIDTFRDANNLAETNTNERLTAAINVFLDMASSDGQQVSRIDKLLLDDYIAKVDRIISEQLDEILHHENFQKVESAWRSLRYLINRCPNNANVKVELLDVDKETLRDDFEESPDTTQSVLYKQVYTAEYDTPGGEPISTMVSNFEFDCSAPDVSLLQEISRVSAAAHCPFLASVGSKFFLKDSLEEVSKIQDLRSYMERAEFQRWKNFRESEDSRYIGLAFPRFLLRLPYGDLNPIRNFNYQEEVTSEDHERYLWGNATFAFAANVIRSFHENGWSVNIRGPQSGGRVENLPLHSFEAGRGQETKIPTEVLISETKELEFANQGFIPLSYYKNSDFACFFSANSAQKPQIYETPEASANARINSRLPYIYLVSRIAHYMKVLQRENIGSSKPRHELEQQLNDWLGALVTKMNNPDESLIATHPLKDAEVNVAEIPGNPGYYRVSTYVVPHFQVEGIDVRLALVGQMPGEK